A single window of Paenibacillus sp. SYP-B4298 DNA harbors:
- a CDS encoding DUF6602 domain-containing protein, with the protein MGKNPFELIANNYIEMNKMMVKEIELATAHPGLTGNYREEMWKKFFRDIIPQKFSLVHGAMIIDSNGGISNEVDIAVIDEQYTPYIFQYHTLKLIPIEAVSMVIECKSKRFSQDMLTQLEEWAKSIDKLNTKQVGIARFANGYTMGFHNSSQTNTRPIKVLVSLKESIQDSTLDKLKDGMGNYFDFIIQEQPDESDGQKMFQVLVKHEDKTLGWWGEHLNNKEAKPDPNKGLQLTKSLSAQDINVAKQYELNVQNDNLIMNKLKDLRVPGNPLLTLNLQLNQLLMLLNNPMLFPHFAYAKKFKKSAE; encoded by the coding sequence ATGGGGAAGAATCCATTTGAGTTAATTGCTAATAACTACATTGAGATGAACAAGATGATGGTAAAGGAGATTGAGCTGGCAACAGCACATCCGGGTCTTACAGGGAATTATAGAGAAGAGATGTGGAAAAAGTTTTTCCGTGATATCATACCGCAGAAGTTTTCACTGGTACATGGAGCCATGATCATTGACTCCAATGGTGGGATTTCGAATGAAGTCGACATAGCTGTTATCGACGAACAATATACCCCCTATATTTTTCAGTACCATACACTAAAACTGATCCCTATTGAAGCCGTATCGATGGTGATCGAGTGTAAAAGTAAACGTTTTTCGCAAGACATGTTAACTCAGTTGGAAGAATGGGCTAAAAGTATCGACAAACTAAATACAAAGCAAGTAGGGATTGCCCGATTCGCTAACGGCTATACAATGGGATTTCATAACTCGAGTCAGACAAATACAAGGCCAATTAAAGTCTTGGTTAGTTTGAAAGAATCAATTCAGGATTCTACTTTGGATAAATTGAAAGATGGAATGGGTAATTATTTCGACTTTATTATTCAGGAGCAGCCCGATGAGTCAGATGGGCAGAAGATGTTTCAGGTGCTTGTAAAACATGAAGATAAAACATTGGGCTGGTGGGGCGAACATCTGAATAATAAGGAGGCCAAACCGGATCCAAATAAGGGACTGCAACTGACCAAAAGTTTAAGTGCTCAAGATATTAATGTAGCGAAGCAGTATGAGTTAAACGTTCAAAATGACAATTTGATTATGAATAAGCTGAAAGACTTGCGGGTTCCCGGCAATCCGTTACTTACGCTTAATCTTCAACTTAACCAGCTACTAATGCTGTTAAATAATCCGATGCTGTTCCCTCACTTTGCTTACGCAAAAAAATTTAAAAAATCCGCGGAATAA
- a CDS encoding ABC transporter permease, which translates to MKHRLSTLSRLIRRDKYLLLMFAPIFVYYVVFLYVPMPGMLLAFRDFMPGQGVFSGEWVGLQWFDQFVNSIYFWRLLRNTFLLAFLPLLFGFSIPILFAICIVEIKNSVFKRFAQTVTYLPHFISTVVVAGMIVNFLSPTDGIVNTLLAKLGMNPVNFMMEPGWFRTIFTSSDIWQSFGFNSIIYIAAIMAIDTEMYDSGKIDGVNKFQELWHLTLPSIKPTIVILLLLSLGGIMNVGFEKVYLLYNPATYDTADVLSTYVYRMGIIGQNYGFATAVGLFNSVVTFILVLTANTLTRRLTKMSLW; encoded by the coding sequence GTGAAGCATCGATTGTCAACACTCTCCAGACTGATTCGACGGGATAAATATTTGCTGCTCATGTTCGCCCCGATATTTGTGTACTACGTCGTATTTCTGTATGTCCCCATGCCGGGCATGCTGCTTGCCTTCCGCGATTTCATGCCGGGCCAGGGTGTGTTCAGCGGTGAATGGGTAGGGCTGCAATGGTTTGATCAGTTTGTGAACTCAATCTACTTCTGGCGGCTGCTGCGCAATACGTTCCTGCTCGCGTTCCTCCCGCTGCTGTTCGGCTTCTCTATTCCGATCCTGTTCGCGATCTGCATCGTCGAGATCAAGAACAGCGTGTTCAAGCGCTTTGCCCAGACCGTCACCTATCTGCCGCACTTCATCTCGACCGTCGTCGTGGCAGGCATGATCGTGAACTTCCTCTCTCCGACAGACGGCATCGTCAATACGCTACTGGCGAAGCTGGGCATGAATCCTGTCAACTTCATGATGGAGCCGGGCTGGTTCCGCACGATCTTCACCAGCTCCGACATCTGGCAAAGCTTCGGCTTCAACTCCATCATCTACATCGCCGCTATTATGGCGATCGACACCGAGATGTACGATTCGGGCAAGATTGACGGCGTGAACAAGTTTCAGGAGCTATGGCATCTGACGCTGCCAAGCATCAAGCCGACGATCGTCATCCTGCTGCTGCTCTCGCTAGGCGGCATTATGAATGTCGGCTTCGAGAAGGTCTACCTGCTCTACAATCCGGCAACCTACGACACGGCCGATGTGCTCTCGACCTATGTGTACCGGATGGGGATTATCGGGCAGAACTACGGCTTTGCCACCGCCGTCGGACTATTCAACTCCGTGGTCACCTTTATCCTTGTACTCACAGCGAATACATTAACGCGGCGGCTTACGAAGATGTCCTTGTGGTAA
- the cmr1 gene encoding type III-B CRISPR module RAMP protein Cmr1: MSTFDEMFVAPSMLYKEYSLELVTPMALYGATNQGVPELRGSSFRGVLRYWWRALQTEQALKELIDRLQIAQKTLVNQQRVETLYNIETILFGGAGNESITGKSPVRYSWRSNELQTSQHNPRPHRESQEGGNFQREKGQTKLNMFTESQQAILIQSLKKQNDLAGYYDDVLEVLLMLGSLGRRSRRGFGAIQWDGHSFDTVGDYLGRLSKLLNTLGNRAVHHEPAVCLHLPDQKENRPMLKAVWLGSRMEDCHSLLRKIGKTSSDRRDFTQKKTPRPLGDAEPRFASPLWVTVRKIGGGYYPVISELQSEVTRAANEYVRERNVFLQRLGVEL, encoded by the coding sequence ATGTCAACTTTTGACGAAATGTTCGTGGCACCGTCAATGCTCTATAAGGAGTATTCGCTGGAATTGGTGACCCCTATGGCACTCTATGGAGCGACGAATCAAGGAGTTCCAGAGTTACGCGGCTCGAGCTTTCGTGGAGTGCTAAGGTACTGGTGGCGAGCGTTGCAGACAGAGCAGGCTTTAAAAGAACTAATAGACAGATTACAGATTGCTCAGAAGACGTTAGTTAATCAGCAGCGTGTTGAAACATTATATAATATTGAGACGATTTTATTCGGAGGGGCGGGCAATGAGTCAATCACAGGAAAATCACCTGTTCGTTACAGTTGGAGAAGTAATGAACTCCAAACATCACAACATAACCCGCGACCGCATCGTGAATCGCAAGAAGGAGGCAATTTCCAACGCGAAAAAGGTCAAACCAAGTTAAATATGTTCACTGAGTCTCAACAAGCTATACTGATACAATCTCTCAAGAAGCAAAATGATCTTGCTGGCTACTATGATGATGTATTGGAAGTCTTACTGATGCTAGGAAGCCTAGGACGGCGATCCCGACGAGGATTTGGAGCTATTCAATGGGATGGTCACAGTTTTGATACGGTTGGGGATTACTTGGGTCGTCTGAGCAAGCTGCTGAACACGTTGGGAAATCGGGCTGTACATCATGAGCCAGCAGTCTGCTTGCATTTACCAGATCAAAAGGAAAACCGACCGATGCTCAAAGCCGTATGGCTGGGTTCAAGAATGGAGGATTGTCATTCACTTCTGCGCAAAATTGGTAAAACTTCAAGCGATAGGAGAGATTTTACACAAAAAAAAACACCTAGACCTTTAGGGGATGCTGAGCCACGTTTTGCTTCTCCTCTGTGGGTGACGGTTAGAAAAATTGGTGGCGGATATTACCCGGTTATATCTGAATTGCAATCCGAAGTAACTAGGGCAGCTAATGAATATGTAAGGGAGCGGAATGTATTCTTACAAAGATTAGGAGTGGAGCTGTGA
- a CDS encoding carbohydrate ABC transporter permease, which yields MKTSTSDRSFYLLVHLFTLIAVLVTLYPFLYVVSVSFSSVDAIEKQRVFFYPVEFTLSGYKMVLQYRELWVSFYNTAWYTIVGTLLNIVATCMAAFPLSRAQFFLRRKLNFFIAFTMYFSGGLIPAYMLITSLGLYNSRWVMVLPILVITFNVMICRSAFESIPNEIFESASIDGANELTMLYRLAVPIIKPTLAVLTLYYAVYHWNNFFTALLYLGKQDLQPLQMFLRRVLIMASPEVMQKMGGAMTSNALAVSSLQVRYVSIVVSILPIITIYPFIQRYFVKGITLGAVKG from the coding sequence ATGAAGACTTCCACAAGCGATCGTTCCTTTTACTTGCTTGTTCACCTGTTCACCCTGATCGCTGTACTGGTCACCCTCTACCCCTTCCTGTACGTCGTCAGTGTGTCGTTCAGCTCGGTGGACGCCATCGAGAAGCAGAGAGTATTTTTCTATCCGGTCGAATTCACATTATCAGGGTACAAGATGGTGCTGCAATACCGCGAGCTATGGGTGTCCTTCTACAATACAGCCTGGTACACCATCGTCGGCACACTGCTTAATATTGTAGCAACCTGCATGGCGGCCTTCCCGCTCTCGCGTGCACAATTTTTTCTGCGGAGGAAGCTGAACTTCTTCATTGCCTTCACCATGTACTTCTCCGGCGGCCTCATCCCGGCTTACATGCTCATTACCTCGCTCGGGCTGTACAACAGCCGCTGGGTCATGGTGCTGCCGATCCTGGTCATTACCTTTAACGTCATGATCTGCCGCTCGGCCTTTGAGAGTATTCCGAATGAAATCTTCGAGAGCGCGAGCATCGATGGCGCCAACGAGCTGACGATGCTGTATCGTCTTGCCGTTCCGATTATTAAGCCGACACTAGCTGTTCTGACGCTCTACTATGCCGTCTACCACTGGAACAATTTCTTTACCGCCCTGCTCTATCTGGGCAAGCAGGATCTGCAGCCGCTCCAGATGTTTCTGCGACGAGTGCTCATTATGGCCTCGCCGGAGGTCATGCAGAAGATGGGCGGCGCCATGACCAGCAATGCGCTAGCCGTATCCTCGTTGCAGGTTCGGTATGTATCGATCGTCGTCAGTATCCTGCCGATCATCACCATTTACCCTTTTATCCAACGGTACTTCGTCAAGGGCATTACCCTCGGAGCCGTGAAAGGATAG
- the cas6 gene encoding CRISPR system precrRNA processing endoribonuclease RAMP protein Cas6, producing the protein MTRGGKLELPAITGWARYEGDLSPFTPLLTAGELLHVGKIIGFGQYQASFDQ; encoded by the coding sequence ATGACGCGAGGAGGCAAGCTAGAGCTTCCAGCCATCACAGGCTGGGCAAGGTATGAGGGCGACCTCAGTCCATTCACACCGCTGCTCACCGCGGGCGAACTGTTGCATGTCGGAAAGATCATCGGGTTTGGACAGTATCAGGCGAGTTTTGATCAATAG
- a CDS encoding extracellular solute-binding protein, with translation MKITGASKIALTAWLAVSLAGCSGGAGTTAGNGNSAAPEGESQSTYTYTGSGPVTDQKDARLSILATNAWTTNVDLSTAAIVKQVESNAGVSVDWDLIPPQNYADAVSPRLAAGMDLPDIVYLPDQDQLMKYIKSGLFLSLDELYDKYGVNLKKIYEKSPAIKASLTTPDGKMYYVPQQTLTRNYMPLFMINQRWLSKLKLQEPTTLDEFTEMLRKFKSEDPNGNGKADEIPLSMEAKFVPMAFGPAFGLDLSNNFYADDQGKVHFSYYEPAYKDYLTYLNGLYKEGLLTVDYASTTADQVTSRISQDVTGATFNFSWYQSMVYSPLFADYDPSEPIFKGIPPLKGPYGDAFYIGRTPVSGIFGISKNSKNPELAFKFLDYGVSEEAQTLYTWGIKDDTYTEQNGVKTFTENGKNNEYIQKLGIGPVNLPNIQSTDAADATVAPWHAKLDKEFEQYVREPFPFVYALSDEASIESTTMPDVTTYVQEMNFKFISGEAPLDKFDSYIQTLKSMNIDQVIAGRQAQYDRYMAAQK, from the coding sequence ATGAAGATTACAGGGGCAAGCAAGATCGCATTGACCGCATGGCTCGCCGTGAGCCTGGCCGGGTGCTCCGGCGGAGCAGGAACGACAGCAGGCAACGGCAACAGTGCCGCGCCGGAAGGCGAATCGCAATCGACCTACACCTATACAGGCTCGGGGCCGGTTACCGATCAGAAGGACGCGAGGCTGTCCATCCTGGCGACCAACGCCTGGACAACTAACGTCGATCTGTCCACCGCTGCCATCGTCAAGCAGGTCGAGAGCAATGCTGGCGTGAGTGTGGATTGGGACTTGATCCCGCCGCAGAACTATGCCGATGCAGTCAGCCCGCGGCTCGCTGCCGGGATGGATCTGCCGGACATCGTGTACTTGCCGGATCAGGATCAATTGATGAAATATATTAAAAGCGGCTTGTTCCTGTCTCTCGACGAGTTGTATGATAAGTATGGAGTCAATCTGAAGAAAATCTATGAGAAATCTCCAGCGATCAAGGCAAGTCTGACGACACCCGACGGCAAAATGTATTACGTGCCGCAGCAGACGCTTACCCGCAACTATATGCCATTATTTATGATCAATCAGCGCTGGCTCAGCAAGCTGAAGCTGCAGGAGCCGACCACTCTGGACGAATTCACCGAGATGCTGCGCAAATTCAAGTCAGAGGACCCGAACGGCAATGGCAAGGCCGACGAAATCCCGCTGTCCATGGAAGCCAAGTTCGTCCCGATGGCGTTCGGCCCGGCATTTGGCCTGGATCTGTCCAATAACTTCTATGCCGATGATCAAGGCAAGGTGCATTTCAGCTATTATGAGCCAGCATACAAGGACTATCTCACTTACTTGAACGGGCTGTACAAGGAAGGGCTGCTGACTGTTGACTACGCGAGCACCACGGCAGACCAGGTGACCTCCCGCATCTCACAGGATGTAACCGGAGCCACCTTTAATTTTAGCTGGTACCAATCGATGGTCTACAGCCCGCTGTTCGCCGACTATGATCCGAGCGAGCCGATCTTCAAGGGCATTCCGCCGCTCAAGGGGCCTTACGGCGACGCATTCTACATTGGCCGGACACCGGTCAGCGGCATCTTCGGCATCTCCAAGAATAGCAAAAATCCGGAGCTCGCCTTCAAGTTTCTCGATTACGGGGTAAGCGAGGAGGCGCAGACCTTGTACACCTGGGGTATTAAGGACGACACCTACACCGAGCAGAACGGCGTGAAGACATTCACAGAGAACGGCAAGAACAATGAATATATTCAGAAGCTGGGCATTGGGCCGGTCAATCTGCCGAACATTCAATCGACAGACGCGGCCGATGCTACCGTAGCGCCTTGGCACGCCAAGCTGGACAAGGAATTCGAGCAATACGTGCGCGAGCCATTCCCGTTCGTATACGCACTGTCGGATGAGGCATCCATTGAGAGCACCACGATGCCAGACGTAACCACGTATGTGCAAGAGATGAACTTCAAGTTCATTAGCGGCGAGGCGCCGCTCGACAAGTTCGACAGCTATATTCAGACGCTGAAGAGCATGAACATCGACCAGGTCATCGCCGGAAGACAAGCGCAGTATGACCGGTACATGGCCGCACAAAAATAA
- a CDS encoding LacI family DNA-binding transcriptional regulator, translating to MITIKDIAKLAGVSYSTVSKALNGDPRIKHETRQKVLQIAEKHQYRKNILASQLSTGRSNIIGFVLDELSNPLFATISGNLHAELKKRGYQMILVVADDGLDVFSQLRVDGCILWDYALDNREAFWKRYSTLSMPCFVLGTDETPNSPYIKIDRKEGIYMAVKHLQEQGHRRIGFIGNSQLVKLEGYREALQRTGLAFNPAHVLPAHSSWEDGYFAIRNYSFDADSPTAFIGLNNLVTRGALRALLEAGQLVPQDISLIGYDDLPDMQYAEVALTTIGPPLDELAAQAAELIVALIRDEEVDYPVVIQPKLYHRSSVGLCRG from the coding sequence TTGATAACCATTAAAGACATTGCCAAATTGGCCGGGGTAAGCTACAGCACCGTATCCAAAGCGCTGAACGGCGACCCCCGCATCAAACACGAGACGAGGCAGAAGGTGCTGCAGATTGCAGAGAAGCATCAGTACCGCAAAAACATTCTGGCCAGCCAGCTCTCAACAGGCCGCAGCAATATTATCGGGTTCGTGCTGGATGAGCTAAGCAATCCGCTGTTCGCCACCATCTCGGGTAACTTGCACGCAGAATTGAAAAAGCGCGGCTACCAGATGATACTCGTTGTCGCAGATGATGGCCTGGACGTCTTCAGCCAGTTGCGTGTGGATGGGTGCATTCTGTGGGATTACGCGCTCGATAACCGCGAGGCATTCTGGAAGCGATATTCCACCCTGAGTATGCCCTGCTTCGTGCTCGGTACAGATGAGACGCCTAACTCGCCCTATATTAAGATCGACCGCAAGGAAGGCATCTATATGGCAGTAAAGCATCTTCAGGAGCAGGGTCATCGGCGAATCGGCTTCATCGGCAACTCGCAGCTTGTGAAGCTGGAGGGCTACCGCGAGGCGCTGCAGCGGACAGGGCTGGCGTTCAATCCGGCTCACGTGCTGCCCGCGCACTCCTCCTGGGAGGACGGCTACTTCGCCATCCGCAATTACAGCTTTGATGCCGATTCGCCGACCGCATTCATCGGCTTGAACAACCTCGTCACCCGCGGAGCGCTGCGAGCCTTGCTTGAGGCCGGACAGCTTGTGCCGCAGGATATCTCGCTGATCGGCTACGATGATCTCCCGGACATGCAATATGCGGAGGTAGCGCTGACGACCATCGGCCCTCCGCTAGACGAATTGGCTGCTCAGGCAGCCGAACTGATTGTGGCGCTCATTCGGGATGAGGAAGTCGACTATCCGGTTGTCATCCAGCCCAAGCTGTACCACCGCAGCTCTGTCGGATTATGCCGCGGGTGA